From one Solanum stenotomum isolate F172 chromosome 12, ASM1918654v1, whole genome shotgun sequence genomic stretch:
- the LOC125847764 gene encoding urease accessory protein G gives MASPDHHMHDHDHDHHHHNHDHTHEDTKATSWVGADGKVYHSHDGLAPHSHEPIYSPGYFSRRAPPLIDRNFSERAFTIGIGGPVGTGKTALMLALCNVLREKYSLAAVTNDIFTKEDGEFLIKHGALPEERIRAVETGGCPHAAIREDISINLGPLEELSNLYKADILLCESGGDNLAANFSRELADYIIYIIDVSAGDKIPRKGGPGITQADLLVINKTDLAPAVGADLSVMERDALRMRDGGPFVFAQVKHGVGVEDIVNHILQAWEVSTGNKKR, from the exons ATGGCTTCTCCAGATCACCACATGCATGACCATGACCATGATCACCACCATCATAATCATGACCATACCCATGA GGACACAAAAGCAACATCATGGGTAGGAGCAGATGGGAAAGTATACCATAGTCATGATGGGTTGGCTCCTCACTCTCATGAACCTATTTATTCACCTGGCTACTTTAGCAGAAGGGCACCTCCACTTATTGACAGGAATTTCAGTGAAAGAGCCTTTACTATTGGAATTGGCGGCCCTGTTGGTACTGG GAAAACAGCTCTAATGCTGGCATTATGTAATGTCTTGAGGGAAAAATACAGTCTTGCAGCA GTAACAAATGATATATTCACGAAAGAAGATGGAGAGTTCTTAATAAAACATGGTGCATTGCCGGAGGAAAGGATTCGAGCTGTGGAGACAGGAGGATGCCCACATGCTGCTATTAGGGAAGATATAAGCATTAACCTTGGACCTCTTGAGGAGCTTTCTAATTTGTACAAAGCAGATATACTACTCTGTGAATCTGGTGGAG ACAACCTAGCTGCCAACTTCAGTAGGGAACTTGCTGACTACATAATCTACATAATAGATGTATCAGCAGGTGACAAAATTCCTCGAAAAGGAGGTCCCGGAATTACGCAAGCAGATCTCCTT GTGATAAATAAGACCGACTTGGCACCAGCTGTGGGAGCAGATTTGTCCGTCATGGAGCGTGATGCACTTCGGATGCGGGATGGTGGCCCTTTTGTTTTTGCTCAG GTGAAGCATGGGGTTGGCGTAGAGGACATAGTGAACCATATCTTACAAGCTTGGGAAGTTTCAACAGGCAATAAGAAGCGCTGA
- the LOC125849172 gene encoding pentatricopeptide repeat-containing protein At3g20730 isoform X1, whose translation MMNRTYRNVVNWLSLTSQFPPLKSYIESLCNAKRLTEALRLAFDNPIEADYTIYSNIIQLCIDLKAHKQGRLVHSHLITTGFPSNVHLGTKLIIFYTMSGDMVSARKIFDKLPERNVVSWTALLSGYSQNGDSQESLNVFVAMRREGVRANQFTYGSVLRACTSVSGINLGKQIQGCIQKSRFVDNLYVQSALVDFNSKCGEMEDAFCVFESMADRDLVSWNVMISGYAFRGYNIDAFLLFRWMFRQGILPDCFTLGSVLKASVGGGKCGGLAKISLIHGCIIRLGYGLYSIISGALVDAYVKCGNLANASYIYKKMQNKDRISCTALITGYAREGKNINECLELFCQLHQNHREIDSIILCSMINICANTASLSLGRQLHAIAIKYQSTLDVAMSNALVDMYAKTGEIEDANNVFQHMTEKNVISWTSMISAYGVHGRGVDAVSYFKKMECEGFEPNDITFLSLLFACSHNGLTAEGWKCFSEMVRKYKIVPRDEHYSCLVDIFARSGCLNESYDLICRLNIKPRASLWGSVLGACSIYGNMDLGKVAARHLCNIEPTNAVSYVVLASMYSAAGLWDSAWKERDVVQTRRLPKDPGYSLFHSGNDMVALLPTG comes from the coding sequence ATGATGAATAGAACGTATAGAAATGTAGTGAACTGGCTTAGCCTAACCTCTCAGTTCCCTCCCTTGAAATCATACATTGAATCGCTCTGTAATGCCAAAAGGCTTACGGAAGCTCTAAGGCTTGCTTTTGACAACCCCATTGAAGCAGATTATACTATTTACTCAAATATAATTCAGCTTTGCATTGACCTAAAGGCTCATAAGCAGGGTCGTTTGGTTCACTCCCATCTTATAACTACTGGGTTTCCTTCAAATGTTCATTTAGGGACCAAGTTGATCATTTTCTACACAATGTCTGGTGACATGGTGTCCGCCCGCAAGATATTTGATAAATTGCCCGAAAGGAATGTGGTTTCATGGACTGCACTTTTATCTGGGTACTCTCAGAATGGGGATTCACAAGAATCCCTTAATGTGTTTGTTGCTATGCGTAGGGAAGGGGTGAGGGCAAATCAGTTTACTTATGGAAGCGTTTTGAGGGCGTGTACTAGTGTGTCAGGTATAAATTTAGGAAAGCAAATACAAGGGTGCATTCAGAAAAGCAGGTTTGTGGATAATTTATATGTACAGAGTGCGTTGGTTGATTTTAATTCTAAGTGCGGAGAAATGGAGGATGctttttgtgtttttgagtcAATGGCAGATAGGGATTTGGTTTCTTGGAATGTCATGATTTCTGGATATGCTTTTCGAGGTTATAACATTGATGCATTTCTGCTGTTCCGTTGGATGTTCAGACAAGGTATACTTCCCGATTGCTTCACATTGGGAAGTGTTCTCAAAGCATCTGTAGGAGGTGGCAAGTGTGGTGGACTAGCAAAAATCAGTCTGATACATGGATGTATCATTCGACTTGGTTATGGGTTGTATAGTATTATTAGTGGAGCGTTAGTTGATGCCTATGTGAAATGTGGAAACCTGGCTAATGCAAGTTATATATACAAGAAGATGCAGAACAAAGACAGGATTTCATGCACTGCGCTAATTACTGGATACGCACGTGAAGGTAAAAATATAAATGAGTGCCTAGAACTCTTTTGTCAATTACATCAGAATCATAGGGAAATTGATAGCATAATTTTATGCTCTATGATCAACATATGTGCCAATACAGCGTCACTGTCTTTGGGGAGACAACTACATGCTATTGCGATCAAATATCAAAGCACTCTTGATGTGGCAATGAGTAATGCTTTGGTTGATATGTATGCAAAAACAGGAGAAATTGAAGATGCTAACAATGTTTTTCAGCACATGACGGAGAAAAATGTAATATCATGGACGTCAATGATCTCTGCATATGGTGTGCATGGTCGAGGAGTCGATGCAGTTTCATATTTTAAGAAGATGGAGTGTGAAGGCTTTGAGCCAAATGATATAACATTCTTGTCTCTCCTGTTTGCTTGTAGCCATAATGGGTTGACTGCTGAAGGATGGAAATGTTTCAGTGAGATggttagaaaatataaaattgttcCAAGAGATGAGCATTACTCTTGCCTAGTGGACATTTTTGCACGCAGTGGCTGTTTGAATGAATCATATGATTTGATTTGCAGGCTGAATATAAAACCTAGGGCCTCTCTTTGGGGTTCAGTTCTTGGGGCATGTAGCATATATGGCAATATGGACCTTGGAAAGGTAGCAGCCAGGCATTTGTGCAATATCGAACCTACGAATGCTGTTAGCTATGTGGTTCTAGCAAGTATGTATTCTGCAGCTGGCTTATGGGATAGCGCATGGAAGGAACGAGATGTGGTTCAAACTAGAAGGTTACCAAAAGATCCTGGTTACAGCCTTTTTCATTCTGGCAATGATATGGTAGCACTTCTACCTACTGGCTGA
- the LOC125847765 gene encoding cytochrome b561 domain-containing protein At4g18260: MRKYWMSIISVFAFFVFPHFIFCLSNEEIQLNSQLISINQHVPKVNSHRIVDIEIHGILLWASMGFLMPAGILTIRLSNTEECSTIKLKILFYLHGTLQVLSVVLATAGAVLSIKSFENLFNNNHQRIGLALYIAIYVQFFMGFRRPKRGSKGRSVWYFFHWLLGTTICLAGIINTYTGLNAYNQRTSKPISLWTIIFTAQISFMGLFYLFQDKWEYIQKQGVILDNNETITPQVEIVVTQNDEQKMIMRTESGRKSNALGTFFSRNNVLNKLFQQT, encoded by the exons ATGAGGAAATATTGGATGTCAATTATTTCTGTCTTTGCTTTTTTTGTATTTccacatttcattttttgtttatcCAATGAAGAGATCCAACTCAATAGCCAGTTGATTAGCATTAACCAACATGTTCCTAAG GTGAATTCTCATAGGATAGTTGATATTGAAATTCATGGAATATTATTATGGGCTTCAATGGGATTCTTGATGCCTGCTGGAATACTCACAATAAGACTCTCCAACACAGAAGAGTGTAGCAcaataaaactcaaaattctcTTTTATCTTCATGGAACTCTTCAG GTGCTCTCTGTGGTGTTGGCTACTGCTGGAGCTGTGCTATCAATAAAGAGCTTTGAAAATTTGTTCAACAACAATCACCAAAGAATAGGCTTAGCACTTTATATTGCCATCTATGTCCAATTTTTTATGGGATTTCGAAGGCCTAAGAG GGGAAGTAAAGGAAGAAGTGTATGGTACTTTTTCCATTGGCTACTTGGAACAACAATATGCTTGGCAGGAATTATCAACACTTACACAGGCTTAAATGCTTACAATCAAAGGACATCTAAACCAATAAGTCTTTGGACAATAATTTTTACAGCTCAAATCTCATTCATGGGATTATTCTATCTTTTCCAAGACAAATGGGAATATATACAAAAGCAAGGGGTCATTCTTGACAATAATGAAACTATAACACCTCAAGTGGAAATAGTTGTTACTCAAAATGATGAACAGAAGATGATAATGAGAACTGAGTCAGGAAGGAAAAGCAATGCACTTGGGACTTTCTTTTCTAGAAATAATGTCCTAAACAAATTATTTCAACAAACTTGA
- the LOC125849172 gene encoding pentatricopeptide repeat-containing protein At3g20730 isoform X2, whose protein sequence is MMNRTYRNVVNWLSLTSQFPPLKSYIESLCNAKRLTEALRLAFDNPIEADYTIYSNIIQLCIDLKAHKQGRLVHSHLITTGFPSNVHLGTKLIIFYTMSGDMVSARKIFDKLPERNVVSWTALLSGYSQNGDSQESLNVFVAMRREGVRANQFTYGSVLRACTSVSGINLGKQIQGCIQKSRFVDNLYVQSALVDFNSKCGEMEDAFCVFESMADRDLVSWNVMISGYAFRGYNIDAFLLFRWMFRQGILPDCFTLGSVLKASVGGGKCGGLAKISLIHGCIIRLGYGLYSIISGALVDAYVKCGNLANASYIYKKMQNKDRISCTALITGYAREASLSLGRQLHAIAIKYQSTLDVAMSNALVDMYAKTGEIEDANNVFQHMTEKNVISWTSMISAYGVHGRGVDAVSYFKKMECEGFEPNDITFLSLLFACSHNGLTAEGWKCFSEMVRKYKIVPRDEHYSCLVDIFARSGCLNESYDLICRLNIKPRASLWGSVLGACSIYGNMDLGKVAARHLCNIEPTNAVSYVVLASMYSAAGLWDSAWKERDVVQTRRLPKDPGYSLFHSGNDMVALLPTG, encoded by the exons ATGATGAATAGAACGTATAGAAATGTAGTGAACTGGCTTAGCCTAACCTCTCAGTTCCCTCCCTTGAAATCATACATTGAATCGCTCTGTAATGCCAAAAGGCTTACGGAAGCTCTAAGGCTTGCTTTTGACAACCCCATTGAAGCAGATTATACTATTTACTCAAATATAATTCAGCTTTGCATTGACCTAAAGGCTCATAAGCAGGGTCGTTTGGTTCACTCCCATCTTATAACTACTGGGTTTCCTTCAAATGTTCATTTAGGGACCAAGTTGATCATTTTCTACACAATGTCTGGTGACATGGTGTCCGCCCGCAAGATATTTGATAAATTGCCCGAAAGGAATGTGGTTTCATGGACTGCACTTTTATCTGGGTACTCTCAGAATGGGGATTCACAAGAATCCCTTAATGTGTTTGTTGCTATGCGTAGGGAAGGGGTGAGGGCAAATCAGTTTACTTATGGAAGCGTTTTGAGGGCGTGTACTAGTGTGTCAGGTATAAATTTAGGAAAGCAAATACAAGGGTGCATTCAGAAAAGCAGGTTTGTGGATAATTTATATGTACAGAGTGCGTTGGTTGATTTTAATTCTAAGTGCGGAGAAATGGAGGATGctttttgtgtttttgagtcAATGGCAGATAGGGATTTGGTTTCTTGGAATGTCATGATTTCTGGATATGCTTTTCGAGGTTATAACATTGATGCATTTCTGCTGTTCCGTTGGATGTTCAGACAAGGTATACTTCCCGATTGCTTCACATTGGGAAGTGTTCTCAAAGCATCTGTAGGAGGTGGCAAGTGTGGTGGACTAGCAAAAATCAGTCTGATACATGGATGTATCATTCGACTTGGTTATGGGTTGTATAGTATTATTAGTGGAGCGTTAGTTGATGCCTATGTGAAATGTGGAAACCTGGCTAATGCAAGTTATATATACAAGAAGATGCAGAACAAAGACAGGATTTCATGCACTGCGCTAATTACTGGATACGCACGTGAAG CGTCACTGTCTTTGGGGAGACAACTACATGCTATTGCGATCAAATATCAAAGCACTCTTGATGTGGCAATGAGTAATGCTTTGGTTGATATGTATGCAAAAACAGGAGAAATTGAAGATGCTAACAATGTTTTTCAGCACATGACGGAGAAAAATGTAATATCATGGACGTCAATGATCTCTGCATATGGTGTGCATGGTCGAGGAGTCGATGCAGTTTCATATTTTAAGAAGATGGAGTGTGAAGGCTTTGAGCCAAATGATATAACATTCTTGTCTCTCCTGTTTGCTTGTAGCCATAATGGGTTGACTGCTGAAGGATGGAAATGTTTCAGTGAGATggttagaaaatataaaattgttcCAAGAGATGAGCATTACTCTTGCCTAGTGGACATTTTTGCACGCAGTGGCTGTTTGAATGAATCATATGATTTGATTTGCAGGCTGAATATAAAACCTAGGGCCTCTCTTTGGGGTTCAGTTCTTGGGGCATGTAGCATATATGGCAATATGGACCTTGGAAAGGTAGCAGCCAGGCATTTGTGCAATATCGAACCTACGAATGCTGTTAGCTATGTGGTTCTAGCAAGTATGTATTCTGCAGCTGGCTTATGGGATAGCGCATGGAAGGAACGAGATGTGGTTCAAACTAGAAGGTTACCAAAAGATCCTGGTTACAGCCTTTTTCATTCTGGCAATGATATGGTAGCACTTCTACCTACTGGCTGA
- the LOC125848589 gene encoding uncharacterized protein LOC125848589 isoform X2, which yields MRIRKHAKISPLHYASSVFLQQHGALLQPHVCQLNQSPWDVITFPAEDLQNDNIINHHTLPPPPAPAPSSSSYKLYGYDSCAVNGTFYDSELSITSMKQEVNDSKRKEMDYSENNNIVSDVPADSGNFDKDGNANITTMCVKNDGKGWQCSRESKRGHNLCEHHFAQVLKKQYSSSNNESAHSTTTSTAAGPVAAAETTQSSRGRPHRPKKSSSSEFYYYSGFGPLWGKKRGSSSTGKSTQGAQSSSSQMDNEGFDYIEDDNDDDEEVENSTLKIKRTRKPIKARSLKSLM from the exons ATGAGAATAAGGAAGCATGCCAAAATTTCCCCGCTCCACTATGCTTCTTCCGTATTTCTCCAACAGCACGGTGCCCTTTTACAGCCCCACGTTTGTCAGCTCAATCAATCTCCATGGGATGTTATCACATTCCCCGCTGAAGATTTACAAAACGATAATATTATTAACCACCACACACTTCCTCCTCCTCCGGCACCGGCgccgtcttcttcttcttacaaG TTGTATGGATATGATAGTTGCGCTGTAAATGGGACCTTTTATGATTCTGAACTGAG CATCACGTCAATGAAGCAGGAGGTGAATGATAGTAAGAGGAAAGAGATGGATTATTCGGAGAATAATAATATAGTCTCTGATGTTCCTGCTGATTCCGGCAATTTCGACAAGGATGGAAATGCTAATATTACAACAATGTGCGTGAAGAATGACGGAAAGGGATGGCAATGCAGTAGAGAATCGAAAAGAGGGCATAATTTATGTGAGCACCATTTTGCTCAAGTACTGAAGAAGCAATACAGTAGTAGCAACAACGAATCAGCTCATTCTACTACTACTAGTACTGCTGCTGGGCCTGTGGCGGCAGCTGAGACGACTCAGAGTTCTCGCGGCCGCCCACATCGTCCTAAGAAATCGTCGAGTTCCGAATTTTACTATTATTCGGGTTTTGGTCCTTTATGGGGAAAAAAAAGAGGTTCGTCGTCGACTGGGAAGTCTACTCAGGGAGCACAATCTTCATCTTCTCAAATGGATAATGAAGGATTTGACTATATTGAAGacgataatgatgatgatgaagaagttGAAAACAGTACGCTGAAGATCAAAAGAACCCGTAAGCCCATCAAAGCTAGGTCACTCAAATCTTTAATGTGA
- the LOC125848589 gene encoding uncharacterized protein LOC125848589 isoform X1, with translation MRIRKHAKISPLHYASSVFLQQHGALLQPHVCQLNQSPWDVITFPAEDLQNDNIINHHTLPPPPAPAPSSSSYKLYGYDSCAVNGTFYDSELSSITSMKQEVNDSKRKEMDYSENNNIVSDVPADSGNFDKDGNANITTMCVKNDGKGWQCSRESKRGHNLCEHHFAQVLKKQYSSSNNESAHSTTTSTAAGPVAAAETTQSSRGRPHRPKKSSSSEFYYYSGFGPLWGKKRGSSSTGKSTQGAQSSSSQMDNEGFDYIEDDNDDDEEVENSTLKIKRTRKPIKARSLKSLM, from the exons ATGAGAATAAGGAAGCATGCCAAAATTTCCCCGCTCCACTATGCTTCTTCCGTATTTCTCCAACAGCACGGTGCCCTTTTACAGCCCCACGTTTGTCAGCTCAATCAATCTCCATGGGATGTTATCACATTCCCCGCTGAAGATTTACAAAACGATAATATTATTAACCACCACACACTTCCTCCTCCTCCGGCACCGGCgccgtcttcttcttcttacaaG TTGTATGGATATGATAGTTGCGCTGTAAATGGGACCTTTTATGATTCTGAACTGAG TAGCATCACGTCAATGAAGCAGGAGGTGAATGATAGTAAGAGGAAAGAGATGGATTATTCGGAGAATAATAATATAGTCTCTGATGTTCCTGCTGATTCCGGCAATTTCGACAAGGATGGAAATGCTAATATTACAACAATGTGCGTGAAGAATGACGGAAAGGGATGGCAATGCAGTAGAGAATCGAAAAGAGGGCATAATTTATGTGAGCACCATTTTGCTCAAGTACTGAAGAAGCAATACAGTAGTAGCAACAACGAATCAGCTCATTCTACTACTACTAGTACTGCTGCTGGGCCTGTGGCGGCAGCTGAGACGACTCAGAGTTCTCGCGGCCGCCCACATCGTCCTAAGAAATCGTCGAGTTCCGAATTTTACTATTATTCGGGTTTTGGTCCTTTATGGGGAAAAAAAAGAGGTTCGTCGTCGACTGGGAAGTCTACTCAGGGAGCACAATCTTCATCTTCTCAAATGGATAATGAAGGATTTGACTATATTGAAGacgataatgatgatgatgaagaagttGAAAACAGTACGCTGAAGATCAAAAGAACCCGTAAGCCCATCAAAGCTAGGTCACTCAAATCTTTAATGTGA
- the LOC125847766 gene encoding uncharacterized protein At4g18257-like yields MAEGGEKNEKKRVVVESLGWLTESTIMPKKIRPIEGVGASSILELKAQLYKSQEEAKRVAKETVHPSAADPNYSHLEIHRAKKKITAKNVFSSKNHGVDAREAKDKLEMKAIKDGSVSYAALERKAKLYDKLVRGELSDGEEEEKYCVDFFRKGQEQEDSEQPQRHDISNTEPRDEDGDDDASLLSDTKAAGLGKAGTFDRSEHKRFVMEVHKEASQAREKASELKLRRQEQVAARREKLKQAYLLKQIEKLKASKTEQT; encoded by the exons ATGGCGGAAGGAGGGGAGAAGAACGAGAAGAagagggttgtggtggagtcgTTAGGATGGCTAACGGAATCCACCATCATGCCCAAAAAGATCCGACCGATTGAAGGCGTCGGCGCTTCTTCCATCCTTGAACTTAAAGCCCAATTATACAAATCTCAAGAAGAGGCCAAACGCGTCGCCAAAGAGACCGTCCACCCTTCTGCTGCTGACCCGAATTATTCCCATCTAGAGATCCATCGTGCCAAGAAGAAGATAACTGCCAAGAACGTTTTTTCGTCTAAGAATCATGGGGTTGATGCCAGAGAGGCCAA GGACAAGCTTGAGATGAAAGCAATCAAGGACGGTTCTGTAAGCTATGCTGCCTTAGAACGAAAGGCTAAGTTATATGATAAGCTGGTGAGGGGTGAGCTTTCTGATGGGGAGGAGGAAGAGAAGTACTGTGTTGATTTCTTTCGGAAGGGCCAGGAGCAGGAAGACTCTGAGCAGCCTCAACGGCATGACATTTCTAACACAGAACCAAGAGATGAAGATGGAGATGATGATGCCTCCCTACTATCAGACACAAAAGCTGCAGGACTTGGCAAAGCTGGCACATTCGACCGAAGTGAACATAAGCGCTTTGTAAT GGAAGTTCATAAAGAAGCAAGTCAAGCAAGGGAAAAAGCATCAGAACTCAAGCTACGTAGGCAAGAACAAGTTGCAGCACGTCGAGAAAAACTAAAGCAGGCTTATCTCCTCAAGCAGATTGAGAAATTGAAGGCTTCCAAGACAGAGCAAACATAG